The genomic region aaattatcaaatatttcttcttcaattgcattaggttcaaacggtaaattatcaaatgtttcttcttcaattgcattaggtgcattatattcatttggtaaatagaATTGAGacgttgaggatgacataccttcttctcccattgttcttatgtcacgcaatttcttcatacgctgcctttgtctttccttttgagcctctcgttgttccatcgttcctcgcttattctttcccatggttgatatcgattgacctaaatagaattatattacatatatatgtaaagaaaagttcataaataaacaaataaccataaatatgcatcttatcactattttttggaatcaaactattaaacaatcacaattcaatcatttgaaaccatgcaaaaacaaaaaaccaataaaaacaacaattcaatcatttgaaatcatgcaaaaataaaaaattcacttactttaatgtataaaacaatgatagaagtgtagacacagttccagtggggccttcaacgacctcaaaaacttcttttgaggccattgaggatcttgggcaactaaaactatgtctataaaccgcgtacgcgctacattaataaccacgtacgcactgttagaccataaaatgttgacaagcccaatgatattcttttttcccattctagaTTGATAAGTAATGCGTACACACTACTAAGCCTAAAAAAATTTATCGCAGGGTAACGAATATTGGGAATAGTACCCTGTACgtgctcctttgccttaaaaaggTTATGGTAGGGCAATGAACTAATAGTTTCAATACCCCGtacgcgctattggtagtagaaaataggtgaatgaaaagggagggagagagagagagagagagggggggtatatatatatatatatatatatatatatatatatatagagagagagagagagagagagagagagagagagagagagagagagaggtcttaaggggtcacaggataccatatgacctcttaggaaataatacgacctctaatgacacctaaggggtcatatggtgggctaataaatgatatattaaatttaaagttatgaatggaacatcatacaacgagactccaagtgaacaaacaacgaggcttcactaaaaagcaagtgtaagagcttgacctaaccctaagagtactacctaagttctaaaacatatgatgctattaaatttgcaaggttataagactaatctcgattgtgactataggaattacacacttgatttctttcatgggtatgtaccattccaagttgtttgacaagtgatgatcatcatatactaccacttccatgcatacaacaaacttctaaacatatgatgctattaaatttgcaaggttataagactgatctcgattgtgactataggaattacacacttgatttctttcatgggtatgtaccattcgaagttgtttgacaagtgatgatcatcatatactaccacttccatgcatacaccaaactttaatttctttaggtgacaggtgttgtgtaacaacatgggaactctcgcatacccaccactatcattctacaggacatcatctgtgttactctccctctttctcttcctacctgttgttttcttctgaaaaacatattgcacgtactctgactcatcatgttgctttgttgacactattttccacatctgctctgctcattaaaaacacattcgagaagaacattgctacaggtttccttgtttgtcacgataATACACTCGTGGCTCAATTTCAAAtcttattcctcctattcaatatacacacacaaatccaccaGTCAATTTTTTGAGGAGAGGATACATgacaaaaatcaaagaggaaattgcagacaagaaataaattcacttacttctatagaagtgcagacacagttgcagtggggtgtggagggaaggagggagagaagaagagaaagagggatggggttggagagagagagagagagagagcttgtatGCGTTTGGGAgtgggagacaatacacttacatgtgtatatatatgcttagtatattatatatatacatatattatatgtatataaacatattatatatacaatatcatattatacacatattacatattacatatattatatgtatatacacatattatatatagaatatcatattatacactagcgcgtatgcgctgcttacactataagtacctcgtacgcgctttttaaaccataagtaccctgtacacgcttttgactgtttcggcttggaaataggtctggatgacaaagctacggtttggaagtttgatttccctccatttctctcatttttgacatgtttaattttatcaacttggtttattgactttgtcatcatcaggtttacacttcataaagtgggtatttatAAAATTGCTACtgtattttcacccatcttttgagctttcaaaccatataatgttttttcaatttgaacaacaataacatattattattgaatttcttttaccagtgtctccatagttctcacagacataggtgcaccattttttgaataacttttgatatacttatccatatttaaaaaactttatacattattgtagtgcacttgattctttacaatttaaaaaaaaaaaattgtattttcgatttatttagtgcaacttatgcttcgtgcacgaacaaatacctaattttcaggatgtgctagattggaaaaatcattaaaaaaaaaaaaaaatcaacaaaaaaatacacatcttctagtgctcactcttaactatctttctgccaaaggatttgtcaaaatactaaatctaactataacttttttgatgtgcacgtcagacactatgttatgtttttcagaaaaaatcagggttagtttttcgtgcgcgaaatatttgacccccttaatcttatccaattttgaaaaagtttagtagtttgaaaactagattcagagtactacaatatttgttctttgattatcttcatatcttgagtggatgactttcaaattttgcctccaagtttaggttcacttgatttcagaaaaaaaaagtgtccacttataccccctttttgaccaccatctttgtgcacttacccctcaCTTCAACTTGCAATGAATCTTGGCTCATGTGGTTGGTATCAACTTCTACAAAAAAAAGTGTATTATTCATTTATGTTGTTGCAAGGTTGTCATAAGATTTCATTGTATATATGAAGTTATAAGTTGAAATACAAATTGTATTTTTCAACCtacaaaatgaaatacaaattgtatttttcaacctacaaaatgaaatacaaattgTATTTTTCAACCTACAAAAGCTTAGTTCAAATTAATGGTCGAatattacaacctccctctttaaGTAATAGAGGTATTTATACCTTAAAAAAAGTTTATCATGAATTATATATTTTTCTATCACAAGTTCAATTAATAAAACTATTATACAAATATATGTTTTAGTTTTCTAACATATCCCAAGTCCCAAATCCTAGCCTTATCCCTCATTAATGGGTAATCATGTCACaaccattatttaaaattaaattctaAATCACCTATCCAAAGTTGTACTAATATTTACTCCAAGccatcaaataaataaaattaatcctAGCCATCATAAATCCAACTACCAAttcttaaataaatttttaaaattccactccatcaaatctaaaataaatttaataatcaatCAAAACCATCAAATTAATTAGACTAATCCTACCCATTCATCCCCAACTACATTCAATCAAAAATTAAACTAAACTTTTATCCTCACCATCCATCTAATCAAAGTCAATACTAGCTCTTCATTCACCAACTACATGCATTTTATTCTCTTATCCCTCTAAGTTTCAAATTAAAAAAGTCTATCATGAAATTCTAGCCCTATGTTCCAAGCACATATTAGTCATCCATTCCTTTCCCATCAACTCTATAAATTCATGGCATCCCCAAACATTTCCATGGGAAAAGAATTGTAAGTATATGTTATCACATCAAGGAACCGAAGAGCAACATCATCACATACCTCTAGAGCTATCAAAAAGGTTAAAAAAGTATCATGTTTCTTTAAGTTTGAATTGTTCTTGATTTAGATTCTACTTATTCTCTAATTTAAGGTAGAATTAGACTATTGAGTTTACACTTACATTCTTAGTCTATAATTTCTCTTCCATACTATGTACCAAAAGATAATTGATAGCCTAAATGATTGATATACACACATATTTATAATTGTATTTATAAAGCATTagatatgattttatttttttaatcatgaaTCATATTTTGTAATGCGTAGTTGATAGGgataaatttttttacaaaatttatCATTTGATGACATCTTTAAGGTTTTTTTAAGTAGCAAGTACACCCAAAATTGTATGGCACCATTGTGTAGATCATTTTTTATTATACGAAATATTCAAATAGGTTATCGATATAGAGTGTCCTTGATAGTCCTTTTCAATGTTGTGTTTGTACACATGGATGGATGACAATATTAGACCCATGGGTTGGCATAGTTGAGACTCACCTACAAAAGAAGAGTCTACATGTTTCTACGATTAGAGATTATTTTACTTGCCTATATATATGCTTTTTAATATGAAAGGGTGTAACATCCTCTACATAATTTTTAGCACCTTGATAAAAACCAAAAGAAAAGTATAGTCATTTGAATAGGTTTTTTCACTAGGTTACAACTTAATTATCACATTGATTAGATATATTATGATTAATTATAATCTTCAATTAAATACTATACTTATTAAGATATCATTACTAATTTTAAAGTATACATTACGAATGAccttgtaatttttttataaaaatattgacaaatccactATAAAGTATAATAATGTATGCAATTTTTTCATATTGAAATCAAATTTTAAAGGACACGACAATATGTTTTttacagaaaataaaaaataaaattaacttagACACTCATTTTTCTATTATTATATAGCTAAAATGTTGATTCAATAGCTTAATTTTCCATCAATATATAACTTCTAAACAAAGATGTTGAAAAGGTACAAGTAAAGAGAATAAAATAACAACTATCTGTTTATGGGTAAAAttcatcattgcttaactagaatcaaaggaaaatcatgaatccctatctaattaaataattttgaacaaaccaataaaatattgcatgcatgacaataaggatgtaaaatatctaattaaaactccctatttcaTAAACGCAaatgacttccattgttcttctgctTCTTGTGGCATGATGGCTCTTAGATTGCACTactaacctgcaaatgacacaagattttgaagtttgtgattgttgaaaatggagaattgatcctaaatttatagattttcgagtgagattgaatgagaggtggaactcaagtgagctcacatgttgattgatagttaaagTGTTGATTTGGGGGTGGAAtataatagattgaattgttaattgagctaactgattgagaaaaaagatgattgaaagatgaaaaagaatgattggagaatattgaagaaatgattaattaatcaattaattgaattgatcaattaaaaaagattgaattgttaactggagatgactgattgaatgccttttggaaaaaagcaaagtggaagatagaaatagagattggaaagataattgatttaattaatcaattaattgaattaattaatttagcatgtgttgcAGGATTTTTATTCAAATTCAATTCCTTGTTTCCATgcttttgaacttgatttagattttcaatttatctTTGCATGCTTTTGATTTAAatattgaatatatttagaacttgaattggaaaatcaatttgattttttaatgttaattactttgatttcgaatttgaaattgaaatgcaaTGTAACttaaattagatgaaattggaagaatataaatttgaataagaattagaagaattaatgaaattaaatgaaactagattttgaggaattggaatttgaattagaagaattaatgaaattagaatttggagaaattggaatttgaatttgaggaaagaattagttaattaaataattttaaaaattatttaattttttaaaaatttaatttaattaaataataaagattatttagatTAAAGAATTAAAaccataaataattaaataattaatatttaaaaaatgattaaatgattaattgattaggaatagaaatagaaattgaatataTAGTAATATAATGAAGAAATAtggatttagaagaataagattaattaaattaattaaagaattatttaatcaattagaggaataattagtatgtGATTAATGACAAAGATATGAATTGAATTTTCAGAACTTTGAAATACCCAACTTCTATTGAGTAAGGGACTTTCTACAAATCCTGGACATTCAAAACTCTCCACACAAAATCCATGCTCCCGTGATTCATGCCTTTGCACATCACACGGGCTGCTCTGTATTCATGTTCGAATGGTCGTTGGTCTCTCACTGCCCCTCTCATTGACAGGAAAGATCACCGGCTCATTGATGAGATCTCATTGATGTTGGTCTCTCATTACCCTGGAACATCGACAAGAGAAAGATCGTTGGTCTCTCATTGTCCCTCTCATTGTCTCTCTCATATTATAGGGAAACAACTCAAGCTAAGATTCTCTGCAAGTCGTTTGAGTGCATATTTGATAGCAGTGTAAAGCCTATCACCATACAAAGGATACCTAAAATAGAATGGAAGCATCGAATTAGTAAGTGGGTCCAACAAAACATACCCAAACCATACCCAATTAGTAGTGGATTCCTTGAACAAACTCACATTTTGAGATAGACAGACACTCTTCTTGCACCTTCGCTTGGTAGTGGCAGTAGCCTGGTGTATCCAGTAACAACAATACGAAAACCAGCTCGAAAGTCTATATGCTCAACAAAAAATTGAAAGAGAAGCAATTAGGGGAAaagacccagtagttgtgcaccctaacttcgcgcttctcaaaatctaacgtggaaatttcaaatcattccgatttttttacaacaacttacttggcaagtcccccgcttataactaaggtttcagggccacatcatcaaatatcatgccacatcagcatgctttttgccaaggtgtccaaaacaaccccaaaaaagtgagaccaatacgTGTGCAAAAGGACCCCAGTACTTGTGCAGCtcatgtggcatcacatgattggttacttttcacaacaaatagtATATTtcttcaattattggtacttatcatacaactattggtgcaatgttgtacaaaagttggacattaaatcagtgTGGGAGTATTAAATCAATAACTTCTATCACAAAAACTAGAACATGCTCAACtatgggtcctttcccctattatTAGTCTTCATGTAACAAAAGAAACACAAGAGAAATCGAGGCCACGCGATAAGAAAAAGTCTCTTGCTCAAGAATTGACAAATTTGGCTAGAGACAATAGTAAGGCAGAGAGGTGGTTTcatgaataaaaaaaattgttctgtAAGATTATTTAGAATCTCTTTCAAGCTAAAAATTCGAGCAGGTGAAAAAAAAGAGTGAAACCGCCTATAACATATCTTTAGAAATAACTCCTCTACCAGACAACAAACAAACAAGCAATGCCGCATTTATTAATACACAGTGTACTTTTTAAGTGTCCTGCCGGAGAATCTTGGACAAGCACTATCACTTCAGCCAAATTTGCGACGTGGCTGGTGAGTGCTTGCACGGATTGAACTTGCATCTTAAATGCCATTATGTAATATGCAACTTCCTCTAGAAGAAACGGTGTATCCAGCTGACTTCTTCTCACGACAAGCGCACACATTAGAATATGTGACCCTTTATAACTTGCATTTTAGATCCTTGCATAACCACTTCGTACACAGGCTGCTCCAGGTATAGAACCCTTCTCCTCCCGTTTCGAGGTCTTCATATGACTGGCTTCGATCCTTCGCCGCCATTCTCGCTGTGCTTAATGGTACAAAAACAAAGGATTTATCTGAGGAGAATAATTTAGCAAACAAATTTATACAATACAGAgaagattttattaaaaaaataactaGAAACTCTTACCAAAGACGAAGATAGAAGATAAGATATCATGGCGACTTGTCATCACCACACCTTGCATTGCTGCACCTCACAAATGGGAAAACAAAATCAGTATCCATTGTTTAGAaacttcaaatattttttaatttgtacGAGTgggaaataaatttaaattttgaatttgaatgggCGGCAAATAAATTGAAGAATCTTTTGGCACATTAAAAAGGACAACCGTAACCGTTCGCTGCCGTTCCGTTCTATTCCTTCAGCAAGTGGGCAAATGGCTGATGGATGCTATTTTCGTTATGTTATGATATGTTAACATGCTTGTACAGGCTGCTTTTTGGTATGGAGATTAGCCGCTCACTCTGACGACGCACATAGTCGTGATCATTATCCAAGAGAAATATGATATTCAACAAATCTTAGCCCTTCCCTGTTTCATTGGAGGCCACAGTCTGTACCAAGTGGCCATTATTGCAGAGAAGAGGAATATGATATTCAACGAATCTTAGCCCTTCCCTGTTTCAGTGGAGTCCACAGGCTGTACCAAGCGGCCATTATTGCAGAGAAGTATTATTATTCAAGATAAATCTTTGTTCTATTCGATGGCGTGCACCACATGTCACAATCGCAAAGTTCAGGTGATTAGTGTATCCAACAGAAACTCTGGTCTGGGGAGACTTTATTCCCAGAGTTTAATGTGGATGTGCAGCGAGTGGGTGTTCCTAGGCTTTGTCACATCACACGGCTTttcccaaaaaaaattcatttttatcTCAGAGGAGGCAATTAAATAAAGCAAGTTGGAGGAATTCTTTAAATTGCAGACACAATCAGATACGAACCACTCAAGGCGCATGACAAGGAGGGGCATATGAGATCTCTTTTTCGTTATTCAAGAATTTGCAGCCATTGTTTTCTCAGAAAACGTGATGAAGAAATTTATGTGGTTACTCTGCTTTTTAGCATTTGCTGCAACGGTTTCTCCAGTAGTAAGCTCTATGAATGACGCCGCCTCTCTCCAGACATACATAATCCACACGTTCGAGTCGGAGATACCGTCGTCTTTTGATAACGAGGAGCAATGGCACTCTTCTCTAGTGCAATCCTTGGATGCCCATCAAGAAATCGACGGATCTCAGCATATTCTCTACAATTACGATCAAGTTATCCACGGCTTTGCAGCGCAGCTCACTACCGCACAGGCTGAGGCGTTGAAGAAAAAGGAAGGAGTTCTAGCAGTGCATCCAGAGGGCGTGTACCGACTTCATACCACGCGCACCCCTCACTTTCTGGGATTGGATGCCAAAAATGGTGCATGGCATACCCAATTTAGTAATACCCATCAAGTTATTGTGGGAATGGTGGACACGGGAATTTGGCCTGAGAGCCCCAGCTTTAGCGACAATGGATTTGAGGCACTACCATTGTCTTCCGGCTGGAAGGGCAAGTGTGAAGCCGGGACGGCATTCAATGCTTCGCATTGCAATAAGAAATTGATCGGCGCCAGGTTCTTCTGTAAAGGCTATGAGGCTTCAAGGGGGCCTGTGAATGAGGCCGAAGAGTACAGATCTCCCCGTGATCAGGACGGCCATGGAACCCACACGGCATCCACAGCTTTGGGATCATTTGTACAAAATGCCAACTTTTCTGGATTTGCCCCTGGAACTGCCGCAGGCATGGCCCCCAGTGCAAGACTTGCCGTCTACAAGGTCTGCTGGGCTGGTGGGTGCATGGACTCTGATGTTCTTGCGGGCGTGGACAGAGCCGTTAAGGACGGTGTTCACATCCTGTCGTTGTCCATCGGAAGATCCGAAAATGCGGCCTACGATACAGACGCTATAGCACTGGCTGCGTTTTCGGCCATGCAGAGAGGTGTGTTTGTGTCAGCCTCGGCGGGGAATTCGGGCCCAGAACGAGCAACGGTGAGCAACGTGGCTCCCTGGATCACTACCGTCGGTGCAGGGTCCATAGACAGGGCATTTCCGGCGTCTCTGGTCTTGGGCAACGGGGTCCATCACAGTGGGGTTTCTCTGTACACGGGCAAACCTTTGGCCATGGGAGAAGAGTTTCCTCTGATCTATGCCCCGCCCGGCACTCTTCGCAGCAATCTGTGCCTGGACGACACGCTGGACCCACCGGCTGTCGGGTAAAATTTTAGTGTGTGATAGAGGAATCAACTCCGCAGGGGCAAAGGGGGAAGTGGTGAAATCTGCAGGGGGCGTGGGCCTGATATTGACCAACACGGCGCGACACGGGAAAGATCTCGTCGCAGATACCCATTTGCTTCCGGCTTTAGCAGTGGATTTCAGAACCGGGAACCTCATAAAAAACTACATCAAAAAAAACAGAAACGCAACGGCGAGGATTTTGTCCCAGGGCGCTGTCACAGTGGTGAAAACCAAGCCCGCGCCCATGGTGGCGGCCTTCTCCTCGCGAGGGCCCAATTCTCTGACGCCCCAAATTCTGAAGCCGGACATAATCGCGCCAGGCGTGGACATTCTGGCAGCGTGGACGGATCCCAATTTCCGGATTGTTTCAGGAACATCCATGGCCTGCCCTCATGTGACCGGCATAGCGGCCCTGATCAAGGCTGCCCACCCCGAATGGAGCCCTGCAGCCATCAGATCCGCTCTAATGACCACGGCCTACACTCAGGACAACACGGCCAAACCTCTCCGCGATGCCGTTACTCAAGCAGAGTCCTCCCCCTTTGTGCACGGTGCGGGTCATCTGAACCCCAACAAAGCGCTCACCCCTGGTCTTGTCTACGACATGGGTCTGCGAGATTACATTCAGTTTCTCTGCTCGCTGAACTACACACCGCAGCAGATGCGGACATTA from Cryptomeria japonica chromosome 3, Sugi_1.0, whole genome shotgun sequence harbors:
- the LOC131027805 gene encoding LOW QUALITY PROTEIN: subtilisin-like protease SBT1.7 (The sequence of the model RefSeq protein was modified relative to this genomic sequence to represent the inferred CDS: inserted 2 bases in 1 codon), producing the protein MKKFMWLLCFLAFAATVSPVVSSMNDAASLQTYIIHTFESEIPSSFDNEEQWHSSLVQSLDAHQEIDGSQHILYNYDQVIHGFAAQLTTAQAEALKKKEGVLAVHPEGVYRLHTTRTPHFLGLDAKNGAWHTQFSNTHQVIVGMVDTGIWPESPSFSDNGFEALPLSSGWKGKCEAGTAFNASHCNKKLIGARFFCKGYEASRGPVNEAEEYRSPRDQDGHGTHTASTALGSFVQNANFSGFAPGTAAGMAPSARLAVYKVCWAGGCMDSDVLAGVDRAVKDGVHILSLSIGRSENAAYDTDAIALAAFSAMQRGVFVSASAGNSGPERATVSNVAPWITTVGAGSIDRAFPASLVLGNGVHHSGVSLYTGKPLAMGEEFPLIYAPPGTLRSNLCLDDTLDPPAVXGKILVCDRGINSAGAKGEVVKSAGGVGLILTNTARHGKDLVADTHLLPALAVDFRTGNLIKNYIKKNRNATARILSQGAVTVVKTKPAPMVAAFSSRGPNSLTPQILKPDIIAPGVDILAAWTDPNFRIVSGTSMACPHVTGIAALIKAAHPEWSPAAIRSALMTTAYTQDNTAKPLRDAVTQAESSPFVHGAGHLNPNKALTPGLVYDMGLRDYIQFLCSLNYTPQQMRTLTRSNTTCPINARLHKDPGNINYPSFSLVFTKSNSTQVLKYQRSVTNVGDGPAKYRVTVSAPPGDGVSIAVTPSMLSFKKSMEKRSYTVSFTSTNRAASSSGSGSYGSITWTDGIHLVRSPVAFTWQ